CCTCGATCTGGCCCCAGACCTCGTCGAGCAGGGGATCGTTCGGCTCGTAGTTGCCCACCTGGATGTGGGCCTTGAACACCTGGGTGCCTGCGGCGATGGCGTCTCTGACGTAGTTCGCGGCCTGTTCCTCGGGGTAGAACGTGGCGGTGGCCAGGCAGTCCGGGGTGTCCTGGGCGAACCCTCGCGCCCACTGGTTGAGCCAGGCCGCCATGTCCGGCTTGTGCGGGTAGATCAGCGAGGTGAACCTTCTGATGCCGAACTCCCGCAGGGTGGCGACGCGCTGCGCCTCGTCGGCGCGGTACGTGATGGGCCATTCCCGGCCGATCAGCGGGCCCTGGCTGTCGAAGTACTGCCACACCTTGTCCATCACGTTCTTGGGCATGAAGTGGGTGTGCACGTCGACGATGCCGGGCAGGCCCAGCTCCGTCCAGATTTGCCGGACCTTTTTCGATTCATCCATCGTCTAGGACGATATATCCCATGTGGAATCCCGATACCTACCTGGCCTTCGCCGATCACCGCGGGCGTCCGTTCTATGACCTGCTCTCGCGCGTGGCGGCCGCCGCGCCGCGCCGCGTCGTCGACCTCGGGTGCGGGCCCGGCAACCTGACCGAGACGCTGGCCCAGCGCTGGCCCGGCGCCACGTTGGAAGCCTGGGACAGCTCACCGGAGATGGTGGCCGCCGCACAGGCCCGCGGCCTCGAGGCGCACGCCGGGGCCATCGAGGACTGGACCCCACGACCCGACACCGACGTGGTCATCTCCAACGCGGCGCTGCAGTGGGTGCCCTCGCATCGTGAGCTCGTGGTGCGCTGGGCGGGTCAGCTGCCGGCCGGGGCCTGGATCGCCTTCCAGGTGCCCGGCAATTTCGATGCGCCGTCGCATCATGCGGTGCGCGCGCTCGCGCGGCGGGAGCCGTTCGTCGAGCCGCTGCGGGACATGCCCTGGCGCGATGTGGGCCAGGTGGACACGCCTGTGGAATACGCCGGGCTCCTGACCGATGCAGGCTGTGCGGTGGATGCCTGGGAGACCACCTATGTGCACCAATTGACCGGCGATACACCGGTTCTGGACTGGATCACCGGGACGGCGCTGACTCAGGTGAAAGGCCGGCTGAGCGCAGAGCTGTGGGAGCAATACCGTCAGGCCATCATCCCGATGCTGGCCGAGGCCTATCCGCGCCGCCCCGACGGCACAACCTTCTTTCCGTTCCGTCGCGTGTTCGTGGTCGCTCAAGTGCGGTGGTCATTACCCATGACGTAATCGACATGCGTACCCGCACGTTCGAGGATTGGCGCATGCCGACCTTCACGACCGCAGACCGCACCGACATCCACTACACCGACACCGGGTCAGGACCGGTCGTGGTGTTCACCCACTCGTGGGGACTCAATTCCGGCCAGTGGCAGCAGGTGATTGAGGGCCTGGTGGACAAGGACTTTCGCTGTGTGAGCTATGACCGGCGCGGGCACGGCCACTCCGGCAGCTACGCCGGCGAGTGGACCGTCGATCTGCTGGCCGATGACTTGGCCGCACTGCTCGATCACCTGGACCTCGACGACGTGACGCTGGTGGGGCATTCGCTAGGGTGCGGTGAGATCGTCCGGTACCTCAGCCGGCACGGGACCGGGCGGGTGCAGCGTGCGGTGCTGGTGGCGCCACAGCTTCCGATGGTGGTCGCCGCAGCGGACAACCCGGACGGCGTTCCCGCGGAGATGATCGCCGGGATGACCGCCGAGCTGGAACGCGATGTGCGGCAATGGTGTGTCGACAACGCCGCGCCCTTCTTCGGAGACCACGAGGTGCCGCCGGAAGTCGTCGATTGGACCGTGGACCAGGTCGCCGAACTGCCTGTCGCGACTCTGGTCGCCACTCAGCTGATGGGTGCCCACGCCGACTACCGTGCCGAGCTGGCCGAGTTCGACCTACCGGTTCTGGTGATCCAGGGCGATGCCGATGTGTCGACGCCCATCGAGCTCACCGGGCGTCGCACCGTGGCGCTGCTGCCGCAGGGCACGCTCGTCGAGATCCCCGGCGCGGCCCACGGGCTGTACGTCACCCACGCCGACCGCGTGATCGAGGCGATTTGTGCACCTCCGGTAACGCTCACCGTTACCAGAGGTGCACAAATCACTGGTTAGCGACGGGTGTTCAGCAGATCGATGACCTGTTGGACCAGGTCGTCGATCACGGCGCCGGTGGTGTCGAGCACCAGATCGGGATTCTCGGGCGCTTCGTAGGGCGCATCGACGCCGGTGAGACCCTTGAGTTCACCGGCACGCGCCCGCGCGTAGAGCCCCTTGGGATCGCGGCGTGCACATTCTTCGACAGGTGTCGCGACGTGCACCTCGATGAACGGCAGCTTGGCGGCGTCGTTGAGGGCCCGCGCGGTCTCCCGGTCGGACTTCAGCGGCGACACCAAGGATGCGAGCGCCACCACACCCGCGTCGGCCAGCAGCCGGGTCAGATGCCCGACGCGGCGGATGTTCTCGGTGCGGTCACCGGCCGAGAAGCCGAGATCGTCGGACAGGCCGTGGCGCAGGTTGTCGCCGTCGAGCAGGTAGGCCACCTGACCCGATTCGACCAGAGCCCGCTCGACGGCCACCGCCAGCGTGGACTTACCCGAGGCGGGCAGGCCGGTGAACCAGATGGTCGCGCCGCGCTGTCCCGTGCTGTTCCAGCGGTATTCGCGGTCCAGTGACGACGGATGCCATTTGATGTCCGACCGGTTGTGCCCGCTCGGCTTGAGTTCACGGGCCTGCAGGATGATGCCGGCGCCGACGGTGTCATTGGACACCTCGTCGATCAGGATGAACGCACCGTTGTCACGGTTGTCGGCGTAGTTGTCGGCCACCAGCACCGAGCTGGTGCGCAGCGTGACGGAGCCGATGTCGTTGAGCGCCAGCTCAACCGGGGACTCGACCTCGTCGAGGGTCTCCGGGTCGAGCTTGGTGTGCAACTCCTGGACCGTGGCCCGCACCGTACGGGTGCCCTGCTTGAGGGCCAGCCGGTCGCCCGCGCGCAGCGGGTTGTCGAAGAACCAGCACACCGTCGCGTCGATCTCCCGGGCCAGTACCGGCACGACCGCGTCCTCGGAGGCACTGACGAACACGTCGCCACGGCCGACGTCGATATCATCGGCCAGCTCGATCGAAACCGACAGCGGTGCAACGCCTACCGATCGGCCCTCGTCCAAGGTGTCCAGGGCCGTCACCACCGAACGGGTGCCGGCCGGCAGGCTGACCACGGGGTCGCCGACTTGAAGCGTGCCCGCGGACAGCCGGCCGGTGTAGCGGCGGCGCTGCTCTGCAGTCGGCCGGGACACCCATTGGACGGCCAGCCGCAGGTTCGCCGGATCGGCATGCGGCGCCGTCAGCTCGATGCCCTCGAGGTACTCGAGCAGCGTGGGCCCGTCGTACCAGGGGGTGTTGTCGGAGCGGTGCACGACGTTGTCGCCCAGCTTGGCCGCGATCGGGATGACGGTGAGATCGAGGCCGCCGAGCCGATCGGCGACCTGCCGGAGCTCGCGCTCGACTTCGGCGAACCGGTCCTTGTCGAAGTCGACCAGATCGATCTTGTTGACCGTGGCCACGAAGTGCTTGATGCCCAACAGTTTCGCGATCCGGGCGTGCCGACGGGTCTGGCGCAGCACACCGGCCCGGGCGTCGACCAGCAGGATCGCCACGTGGGCGTTGGAGGCGCCGGTGAACATGTTGCGGGTGTAACGCTCGTGCCCCGGAGTGTCGGCCAGGATGTAGCTGCGGGTGGCGGTGGAGAAGAACCGGTAGGCGACGTCGATCGTGATGCCCTGCTCGCGCTCGGCGCGCAGCCCGTCGGACAACGCTGCCAGGTCCGCCACGCCCTCCGAATCGGTCACGGCCTCAAGATGATCCAACGGCAGGCTGTCCGTGTCGTGCAGCAGCCGGCCGATCAGTGTGCTCTTGCCGTCATCGACCGAACCAGCGGTGGTGATGCGGAGCAATTGACGAGTAGACATCAGGATCCTCGGTTCTTCGCGCGAGCGCTCATCAGAAGTACCCCTCTCGCTTGCGGTCTTCCATGGCCGCCACGGACGTGCGGTCGTCAGCGCGGGTCTCTCCGCGTTCTGACACGGTGGCCGCCGAGATCTCGCTGATCACGCGGTCGATCGTGGTGGCCTGTGACCGCACCGCCCCGGTGATGGTGAGGTCGCCGACGGTGCGGTAGCGCACCCACTCCACGGCCGCCGTCTCGGAACCGGCGGGTGCGGTGTACTCCGAG
Above is a window of Mycolicibacterium boenickei DNA encoding:
- a CDS encoding amidohydrolase family protein; translated protein: MDESKKVRQIWTELGLPGIVDVHTHFMPKNVMDKVWQYFDSQGPLIGREWPITYRADEAQRVATLREFGIRRFTSLIYPHKPDMAAWLNQWARGFAQDTPDCLATATFYPEEQAANYVRDAIAAGTQVFKAHIQVGNYEPNDPLLDEVWGQIEDAGVPVVIHCGSGPAPGDFTGPDPIAKLLSRYPRLPLIVAHMGMPEYSAFLDLAERYDEVRLDTTMAFTPFVEEMMPFPTGELSRLTALGEHILFGSDFPNIPYGYAEAIHHLIDLPGVDDTWRRNVLHDNAAKLFGLS
- a CDS encoding trans-aconitate 2-methyltransferase; translated protein: MWNPDTYLAFADHRGRPFYDLLSRVAAAAPRRVVDLGCGPGNLTETLAQRWPGATLEAWDSSPEMVAAAQARGLEAHAGAIEDWTPRPDTDVVISNAALQWVPSHRELVVRWAGQLPAGAWIAFQVPGNFDAPSHHAVRALARREPFVEPLRDMPWRDVGQVDTPVEYAGLLTDAGCAVDAWETTYVHQLTGDTPVLDWITGTALTQVKGRLSAELWEQYRQAIIPMLAEAYPRRPDGTTFFPFRRVFVVAQVRWSLPMT
- a CDS encoding alpha/beta fold hydrolase; this translates as MPTFTTADRTDIHYTDTGSGPVVVFTHSWGLNSGQWQQVIEGLVDKDFRCVSYDRRGHGHSGSYAGEWTVDLLADDLAALLDHLDLDDVTLVGHSLGCGEIVRYLSRHGTGRVQRAVLVAPQLPMVVAAADNPDGVPAEMIAGMTAELERDVRQWCVDNAAPFFGDHEVPPEVVDWTVDQVAELPVATLVATQLMGAHADYRAELAEFDLPVLVIQGDADVSTPIELTGRRTVALLPQGTLVEIPGAAHGLYVTHADRVIEAICAPPVTLTVTRGAQITG
- the cysC gene encoding adenylyl-sulfate kinase; the protein is MSTRQLLRITTAGSVDDGKSTLIGRLLHDTDSLPLDHLEAVTDSEGVADLAALSDGLRAEREQGITIDVAYRFFSTATRSYILADTPGHERYTRNMFTGASNAHVAILLVDARAGVLRQTRRHARIAKLLGIKHFVATVNKIDLVDFDKDRFAEVERELRQVADRLGGLDLTVIPIAAKLGDNVVHRSDNTPWYDGPTLLEYLEGIELTAPHADPANLRLAVQWVSRPTAEQRRRYTGRLSAGTLQVGDPVVSLPAGTRSVVTALDTLDEGRSVGVAPLSVSIELADDIDVGRGDVFVSASEDAVVPVLAREIDATVCWFFDNPLRAGDRLALKQGTRTVRATVQELHTKLDPETLDEVESPVELALNDIGSVTLRTSSVLVADNYADNRDNGAFILIDEVSNDTVGAGIILQARELKPSGHNRSDIKWHPSSLDREYRWNSTGQRGATIWFTGLPASGKSTLAVAVERALVESGQVAYLLDGDNLRHGLSDDLGFSAGDRTENIRRVGHLTRLLADAGVVALASLVSPLKSDRETARALNDAAKLPFIEVHVATPVEECARRDPKGLYARARAGELKGLTGVDAPYEAPENPDLVLDTTGAVIDDLVQQVIDLLNTRR